CGGCTTTAGTTGCTGCTAAGGCAACTTGAAACGCGCCGGGCAAAAAAGCCGGGCTGTTATCGTTGGCAAAGATGAATGCCTGCTCTTCGGTTAAATAGAATTTTTTGTTCTCAGCATCGTAACTGACATAACCGCTTGCCGCCTGTGATGCCAGCCATTCGCGAACATAGCGTTCGGCGGTTTGTGTGCGTTCGGCTAATTCCGTAGATGTTTGTGCGCCGCCTTCAGCGAGTGCTTTGTAAAGCCCAAGCTCATCGCCGATGACCACCATCGCGGCTGCCATCGTCGCGCCGAAATCATTCACACCTTTACCCAATAATTCATGCAATTTGTCTTCGTTGATTGACACAGCTCTTGCCTCCTTGAGGATTGTTGTAGGGGCTACGGAAGGGAGGTATACGAGAGATGAAAAACTGAAGATCGTGTTCCTGCTCCTACACAATGCAGAATTTATTACAGTGTGCGGGCAAATTCAAATCAACTGGGTCGTAAAACTAAAAAAGGGCGATGCCTCGCCCTTTTTTAGTTTGTCGAACCTTGATAGAGATTCAGTTGAAATTTTAATCAGATTTTGCCCGTGCCATGACAAGGACGGTCTGCGGAGTTACATTCGCCGGGTTCGGCAAGTTGTCCGTCCGGTCCCAGACAACTCTGCGTAAACAGACACCAGAAATGCCCGTTCAATCCGTGGGGAATTTCCGGGTCGCGCGGCGCATCATAAAACATGGCTTTCCAACGCAGCATCGGGCATAGATGCGGATGGGATGTATCGTAACGTTCGGCTTCGGTTCTCATCGCATTCCTCCTTTCGCTGCCGCTAAGATAGCGCGCTTGACAGCAACTTTTGCCAGTTGAATTTTATAGCCGTTTTTACTTAATGCTTTGGCTTGTGCGACGGCGGCTTTGCCGGCAGCTTCGGCGCTCTCTTCGGTAATCGCCTGACCAACCAGCGCCTTTTCGGCATCCATTGACCGATAAGGCGTCGGCGCAACGTGACCGAGTACAATGCGCGCCGCTTTAACTTTGTTGCCGGTCATGGTTAATACCACCGAAGCCGTAGCAAGCGGCCAATCCAATGAATCTTTTTGACGAACTTCATAGGTCGCGCTCTTGGCTCCAGCCATCGGCGGCACGATGATGTCCGTGACCATTTCACCGGGCTTTAAATCATACTCGCGGTCGCCATCGGATTTCGGCGTGACAAAGAAATTTTCAAGCGCCACTTCGCGTTGTCCTTTTGCGCCGAAAATTCTGACTTTGGCATTCATCGCAATCAATGCCGGAGCCAGGCTCGAAGGATTGACGAACAAGGCTTCGCCATTGTTACCGAGAATCGCGTGATAACGATTGTCGCCGTTCGGAACCAGCGGTTCGCCTTTTTCATCCTTTGCCAAAATGCCGAATCCTGCGCGGTAATACCAGCAACGCGGACGTTGACAAAGCTCACCACCGACGGTTCCCATCGCCCGAAGTTGCGGACTGGCGATGCCTTCACCCGCTTGAGTGATGGCTTTGTATTCGCGCAGTTGCGGGCTATCCAATAATTCCTGAATGGTCACGATAGCGCCGATTCTCAGTCCGGCTTTCGCAGACCAACTGACGCCGCGAAGTTCCTTGATGTTTTTAATGTTTACCAGACGTTTCGGGGTGACGACGTAATCTTTCATTAAAGAAATCAAATCGGTGCCACCCGCGAGAACTTCTGCGTCAGCCCACGAATTGCCTAATAATTTGACTGCCTGTTCTTTTGTCGTCGGACTTGCGTATTCAAATGCGTTCACGAGCGACCTCCTTTCTCAAGCGCGGCAAGCACGCGGTCGGGTGTCAGTGGCAGATTGGGAACGCGCACCCCTATGGCGTTCGCCACCGCATTGCCAATGGCTGCGCCGGGCGAAACCGCAGGCGGTTCACCGATGCCTATCACGCCGCGCTCATCGTAACCTTTGCCGGTCATCAGATGGACTTCAAAATCGCCGATGTCACCGATGCCTGCAAGTTTGTAAAACTCCATATTCGGATTCAAGGCTTTTCCGGTTCGCGCATCCATCACCTTTTCTTCATACAATGCCCAGCAAACGCCCATAATGATTGCGCCGTTTACCTGACTTTCAGCGAGCTTGGCGTTGATTACCAAACCGACATCTTGCACGGCGACGATTTTATTGATTTTGACGATGCCGGTTTCAATATCGACCGTCACATCAGCCATCTGTACGCCGCCGACGCCTTGCGAAGTGAGTTGTCCGGGTCCGGGATTTTTGCCGCGAACCGTGAGCGGCGCGGCGCCCAACTTCTGACAGGCTTCTTTCCAACTCAGGCTTTTAGCGGGATTGCCTTTGACTTGAATTTTGCCGCCGACAGCTTCAAGGTCAGCCGGTTGTGCGCCAAGGGTTGGCGCGACTTTGGCAAAAATTTGATCAAGCGCATCAAGACAACCACGCCGTGTGGAAGCGGAGACGCCGCCGATGGTGGTGCTGCCGCCAGAGCCTCCGGACGCCGGATATTTGTTATCGCCGATGCTGATTTTGATAGCTTCGAGTGGTAAACCCAAAGTATCCCCGGCAACGATGGCAAGCGCCGTGCGCGTGCCGACACCTAAATCCTGGGTGCCCATTTTGACTTCGACAGAGCCATCCGGTTGAATCACGATGTCGCAATCGCTGGCGTGACCGCCCCCGCCCCAGGTGTGAATCGAAAGTCCGAGTCCGCGTTTGAGATAACCCGGAGTTTTATCGCCGCGCGGATGCCAGTTCTTTTTCCAGGCGATTTTTTCAGCGGCAATCACCAACTCCTCGGCATAAACATTCTGGCGGGTGCCGAGCAGATTTTTGTTTTTCAAAAAGAGATCAAGCGGGTCCATATTTAATTTTGCCGCCAGATCATCCAACGCGCTCATGGTCATATAACAAACCTGCGGATGGGTCGGCGCGCGCCAGGCTCTCTGGGGCCCGATGTTATTGACGATGCCGATGTTTTGTTTGCGTTGGTTGGGAATATCGACGATATAAGGCATCAAGGGATTGGGATTGCCTGAACCGCCGACGCCACCTGTGCCCCAAGATACCGATTCCCATGCGGTCAGTGTGCCGTCTTTTTTCGCGCCGATTTTAACTTTGGCATAAAGCGAAGGACGCCCACCGGCAACCATTAATTCAGCATCACGTTCAAGAAATATTTTGACCGGTTTACCGGCTTTTTTCGCCAGTTTCGCGGCTGCCACGTCCCAGGTATCGGGACCAAATTTGCTGCCGAAGCCGCCGCCAATATGGTCTTGTTGAACGCGCACATTGCCTGCGGGAATTTGCAACGGCGGCGCAATTTGCGCCGCAATATTGCTCACTGCTTGAGTTGAAATGAAAGAGGTCAAGTTATTGCCGTCCCATTCGGCAACCGAGCCATGCGGTTCCAGACAGCAATGGGTGATGACCGGCAAACCATATTCGCCTTCGTGAATGACTTCGGCTTCGGCAAACCCTTTATCGGGATCGCCCTTGGTGGTTGCCGCAGTCGGTCTGGCGCGGTCACCCGCATTATTCGGGTCGTTATCGACAACATAATGCGGCAGGATTTCATACTGAATTTTGATGGCGCGGATGGCATCTTCGGCGGTGGGTTCATCGATTGCTGCAACCGCCACGATATTTTCACCCGCCCATTGAATTTCAAAGCCCACGTTGTTGATGATTTGCACCGCCGCCACGCCTTTCATCTTTTCAGCCGCAGAGGTGTCAATGCTGACGATTTTCGCATGCGCGTGCGGCGAACGCAGAATTTTACCGAACAACATATTCGGGCGGTTGACATCGGAATTGTATTTGGCTCTGCCGGAAACTTTCGGCGGGCCGTCGACGCGGGAAATGCGTTTACCGATTAATGTGCGTTTTTCGGCATCAGGCCATTTATATTCAGCCATTGCGCTTTCCTCCTTTCTGCATTTGCGCTGCCTGCAATACGGCTGCGCGGACTCCTATGTAGGTTCCGCAACGGCAGAGATTGCCGCCCAGCCCTTTTTTCACCTGCTCAGGCGTCGGGTTCGGATTTTTATCCAAAAAAGCTTTACAAGCCATTACGAATCCCGGCGTGCAATAGCCGCACTGTTGCCCGTCGTTATCTACGAAAGCTTGTTGAATGGGATGTAATTTCTCGCCCTGCATCAATGATTCAACTGTGGTGATGGATTTGCCTTGCGCTTCGATGGCAAGCACGGTGCAGGAATAGACCGGTTTGCCGTCCATCATTACCGTGCACGCCCCACAGGTGGCGCGGTCACAAACCCGTTTTGCGCCGGTGATGTCCAGTTCGTTGCGTAAAGCTTCAAGCAAGGTGACGCGAGGTTCGACTTCAACTGTGCGCTTTTGCCCGTTGACCGTGAGCGAAACCGCAGATTTGGCTGGGCCAAATATTTTTACATCCTGTCCGTTGACCTTAACGATTCGATGTCCGACGACCAGCGGCACACCAAGCGAAATGCCCGATGCTTTTAAAAAGGTTCGTCGCGACACCGCCGCTTTCTCTTTATCTGATTTGTTTATTTCATCACTCATCAATAGCCTCCACGTTTAGGTGAGAAGGCAAAAGGTAAAAGGTAAAGGCAAAAACGATGGTTAGGAATTTGGTATCGCTCAGTATCCACCCCGTTACTTTCATCTGCCATTTACTTTTTACTTTTACCCGATTGAAAAGGTTGTGCTCTATGGCTTTTCGAGAGCTGGCTTCTCTCTGTATTCGAGCGGATTAAAACAGCAAGGGCAATCGCCAGGCCCCAAAGCCGTAATACTGCAAACGTCACAATAATAAAAAATGTCTATCAGTTTGCCATCACGAATGGTTTGAATGTTGGTAATTTCCAGAAAATTGTTGGCGCGTGGTTCACCGGTTATTTGTAAATCGAGTTTTCGCACGCGCGATTCTTTAAACATCGCGGTCAATAAATCATCGGCTGCAAACTTGAAAACTTTTTTATCCTTTGATACCAATTCATAAGTATGCGAACCCGTGCTACAGTCCCGGTTTTCGCTCAAACGCTGCCCTGATTCATCCAGACAATAAACTCGCCCCTGAGCGATAATTTTTTCAGTTTCGGATTCACTGGCAGGATTTTTCCCCTGCCCGAAGGCAATGGGAGAGAAGCAGGCGGTTAAGCAAGCCATCAGAAGGCAAATAAGAATTGGTGTGTGCCGCTTCATTGTGAAGATGCTCAAAGGAAATTTTGCTCATTCGATGAATGAGTAATTCCACTGGTGTTGCCTGACAATATTTTAAAAATAAATACTCAACTGGAAGTGGCAACATAGCACAATCACTTTTTGCTTCGCAATCAAAGTGGCTACAGGTGACCGATTCAAAGGAAGGGTGGAAAACCGCTTCGCTGATTTTATTTCTCAAGCGGTTCGCGCGCCGTTATGGCACACAGTCTCCGGTAAGACTTATCAAGCTTTTGGATACGCATCTGCAAAGCGAATTGGCGCAAGGGGTGGCAACCAGACACTCGGAACCTATTGGCGCTATGGATACGCAAACACAACCATCTGTAACAACTGTACAACCCGAAGCCGCCGCCACGGCTGACGGGATAATCAACGAGGTGATTAAAGGAAGCAATGCCAAAGACCCGATGCCGACTTTTTTAATGACGGCTCTCCTGGACAACTGGTTAATCGAGTGGGGCAGGTCGAGATAATTTTCAAAGAGGTGCGTGTTCTGTAGTTGCTTAATCGCCAATTCCACCAGATAACGGGCTGAAGGCAGATTGCCTGCCTTTTCCAATTCTTGAATGATTTCGGCAATGGTGCGGGAACCATCACACCGTTGCCAGACCCAAGCGGATGTTTTGTTCAGGCAGTACGCTTTATGGTAGTGCAAATCATAAATCAGGATTTCATCAGCCAACTCTTTAATAACTAAATCCTTGGTTCGTGTTTTGGGAAACTTTTGGGATTCTTGCATGACACTTATTCCCCCTGCGTTGTGGAGATTTACTAAAATAATTTCGGTTAATTAGCCAAACGGGGGTAACGATAAGGGGCGGAAACTCTGGTTTGAACGAGTCAGTTCATTTTGATAATGGTGTGGAAGGGATTGGGGAGTGACCAAAAAAATTTGACAATCAACCTCTATGACCACCAAGCGGAGATGTCAATAATTCAAACCCGCATTGAAAAGTGGGTACAAACCGGCTTGCCGTGAAAGTGATTTTGACTGGTCGGCTTGTTAGAAGCAAATGTCTTCATGTTAAAATCGTCGATAACCGACGACGGTTGACAGCGATAAAAACCATTTTCACCCAAAGAGGAAAAGCTTTTGAGCGCAGAGCGTTTGGCAGTCCCCATCTCTTCACACCTTTTCGATGAAGTAGTCAATAAATTATGGGATGTTGTAATTGTTGGCGCAGGTCCCGCCGGGTCTATCGCGGCTCTCCACCTTGCCCGAAACGGACGCCAGGTTTTATTACTCGATAAAGAAGATTTTCCCAGAGACAAGATTTGCGGTGACGGGTTGATTGCCGATTCACTGGCGGCATTGAAAAGAGCCGATTTATTTGACCAGATACAGGCGCACGGCTATCAAACATCGCTTGGCAAGGTTTATAGTCCGTCGCGTTACAGCTTCGAGGTAATCGGGCAATTCATTACTTTGAAACGCTTCATCCTTGATGAACTGATTATGAGAAAAGCTGTAGCCTCCGGCGCGCGATTTATTAAATGCAAAGTCAGGGATATTGCGGTTCTTGCTGATCAATCGCTGGCGCTTGCGGTCGAAGGTTACCAAACGGCGATCTCCGCGAAAATCGTTTTGATTGCAACCGGGGCAAATGTCGAATTGCCGGCAAAATTGGGATTGGTGAGGTGCGCCAATCCGAGCGCGGTTGCGTTAAGAAGTTATGTGCGCTCTAAATTTACCTTAGACCATCTGGTGATTTCCTATGACCGGTCGATTGCGCCCGGTTATGCCTGGATTTTTCCGCTTGGCAACGGCGAATTTAACATCGGTTGCGGCATTACCTATGACCAAACCAATGGCAAGCGACCGAATTTAAGAGCGGTGTTTAAACAATTCATCGAGAATTTTCCCCTCGCCCACCAGATTATGGAACAGGTTGAGGCGCAAACGCCGCTTCGTGGCGCAATGTTGAGGTGTGGGTTGACGGGAACTTCAGCGAAAGGGAAAGGGAATATTCTGGTCATTGGAGAGAGTATCGGCTCCACTTTCCCGTTTACCGGTGAAGGTATCGGCAAAGCCATGGAAACCGGAGAGATTGCTGCACAAATCGTCAATGAGGCGTTTAATCAATCGGATTTTGCTGCATTAGATAAATTTCCTGCACGTGTTGAACAAGAATTAAAACCAAAATTTTTCGGCTATCAAATCGCACAGGATTGGTTTTCCAAACCGTGGTTGAATGATTTTGTGACACGTAGAATAAATAAAAGCCGGTTTTTACAGGAAGGACTTGCCGGAATGGTTAATGAAACCGTTGACCCGGGAAAAATATTTTCAATCGGCGGCATCCTGCGATCTTTTTTCGGGTGATAAGTCATCAAAAAGTGGGTGCATCAAAGAAAAATTTATTACAAAATTATTGTGGGATAGACGATAATCGAATCTTATGGTAATTTGGAAATCCCAAGAAAATTTTTTCGAGCACAAGTAATCTCCGTGAAAGTCAGGAAAAAATATTAAAGCGGTTGATTGGCTTGAAGTGTCGTGTACATCAAGTTTCCACTGCCCCTACTTTCAGTATTAAAAAAGTAAAAGAGAGGATAAGGAAGTATAATGATCCTGTCGAAATATCGAACTCCCCGAAGCATATCCTGCTTCATCGCCATCATCATCAGCCTTGCACTCACCACGGCGTTTCCCACACACACCGAAGCCAAAAGTCGAAAATCAGGCAAATCATCTGCCCAGTCATCAAAAAGCAAACGTGGGAGTGTGAGTCGTAGCCGAACCGCTAAAGGCTCGAAAAGTCGTGGTCGAAAAGCGGTTGCGCGTTCACGTGGCGGCAAAAGCAATGTTCGCGTCGCCCGTGTAAGAGTTCGCGGACGTAATGGCAAAATGGTTTGGAAACGGGTTTATGTCGCTCAACGACCGCGATATGTTTCCCAACCCGCAAGCGCCACCACCATCGGAAGACATGGAACCGGCGTTCACAATTTTTTAGCCGAGTCCTGGAAAGAGGCGCAACTGAATCCGCCCGGTTCAACCGGAAGCGCGACGCCTGTGGTAACGACTTCAGGTATTGCCGATGCGGATGCGGCTAAAGCCTCACCCTCGCTTACCCAAACCAATGGTGCCAATCAAATCATCACCGGTCAAAACGGCGAAGGTGAAGCATACGCCAATCCGCTGGTTGGCGCGTATGCGACAAGTTTGATGGCGCGGGGATTTTCGCCCGACAATCAAGGGTTTATCGTCACCACGATGGATGGCGAAGTGCTTGCCGAACACAATGCCGACCGCTTGTTTAATCCGGCATCGGTTACGAAAATCGCCACCTCGCTTGCCGCTATCGCCAAAGTCGGCCCGCATTTTCAATATCGCACCAATCTTTACACCGACGGCGGATTAGACCCGACGACCGGCACCCTGAAAGGCTCGCTCTATGTCATCGGGTGCAGTGACCCGGCATTCTTCTATGAAAATGCCATGCTTATTGCCGACCAGTTGAATCGCGCAGGCATTCACACCGTCGAAGGCAACCTGGTCGTTTTAGGACAATTCTATTTCAACTTTTCGGCAAATCGTGATGCTTCCGCTAAGGCGCTTCGCAATGCCTGGAATCCCACCGCGTGGAATGCCACTGCCAAAGCCGCATACTCGCATTTTCTTTCCATGCGACCGATTGATAGTCAAAACACCACAACCTTGCAGCAACCGGCGTTGACAATTATGGGCGATACCATCACTGACCCGGCGGTGAATACCTCGAATTTGAAATTGCTCGCCACTCACACTTCACTGCCGTTGATTCGTGTGCTCAAAGGGTTGAATGATTTCTCGAATAACTGGATGGCGACGATGATTGGCAATCTGGTTGGCGGACCCGATGCCGTGCAACGTATTTTGCAACAGGAAGTCGGATTCACTGCCGAAGATTTGAACATCGCCAGCGCCTCGGGTTTAGGCTCGAATCAAATTTCGCCACGCGGAACCATCAAAATGATGCGGAAACTGGCGACTTATCTCGCCAAATACAACCTCGGTTTTGAAGATATTTTACCAGTTGCGGGAATCGATGCCGGAACCCTGCAACGCCGTTTTGACGAGCAGTTTCGCGGTTCGGTGGTCGGCAAAACCGGCACGTTGAGCGGCGTGAGCGCGCTGGCAGGTGTGATGTACACCCGGTCAAAAGGCGCGCTGCTGTTTGTCATTTATAATCGCGGCGGTTCGGTTTATTCATTCCGCAACGCGCAGGATGAAACCATTAAAAAAATCATTACGCTTTATGGCGGTCCGGTGTCTGTGAAATTTTCGCCGCCGCTGAATCCGAGTGTAAATGAAAAAAATCAGGACGCCGGGCAAGCCAATCAGATGAAACAAAAGTAGTCAAATCACCAATGACTTTACGCAATACTTGAAAAGGGAGCATCATTGTCGCTCCCTTTTTTAATTGCGAATTCGCAGTCAGGAAAACCTATGAAAAGAAAATTCTCACAGATACTCGCTCTCGGTTTATCGCTTTTATTTACCGCGCAAATTTTATTTGCTCAGGATGGCAGCGTCTGGGCAAGCAAAAAAAATGGCTGGCTGCTGCTCACGGAAACACAGCGCAAAGAGGTTTTTGAGTTTGCCGAAAAGTATAAAAATTATTTGCGGGTTTCACGCACCGCTTATACTTCCGCTAAAGATGTGATGCGTCAGGCTAAAGCCGCGGGGTTCATGGAAT
This genomic stretch from Acidobacteriota bacterium harbors:
- a CDS encoding FAD binding domain-containing protein translates to MNAFEYASPTTKEQAVKLLGNSWADAEVLAGGTDLISLMKDYVVTPKRLVNIKNIKELRGVSWSAKAGLRIGAIVTIQELLDSPQLREYKAITQAGEGIASPQLRAMGTVGGELCQRPRCWYYRAGFGILAKDEKGEPLVPNGDNRYHAILGNNGEALFVNPSSLAPALIAMNAKVRIFGAKGQREVALENFFVTPKSDGDREYDLKPGEMVTDIIVPPMAGAKSATYEVRQKDSLDWPLATASVVLTMTGNKVKAARIVLGHVAPTPYRSMDAEKALVGQAITEESAEAAGKAAVAQAKALSKNGYKIQLAKVAVKRAILAAAKGGMR
- a CDS encoding xanthine dehydrogenase family protein molybdopterin-binding subunit, translated to MAEYKWPDAEKRTLIGKRISRVDGPPKVSGRAKYNSDVNRPNMLFGKILRSPHAHAKIVSIDTSAAEKMKGVAAVQIINNVGFEIQWAGENIVAVAAIDEPTAEDAIRAIKIQYEILPHYVVDNDPNNAGDRARPTAATTKGDPDKGFAEAEVIHEGEYGLPVITHCCLEPHGSVAEWDGNNLTSFISTQAVSNIAAQIAPPLQIPAGNVRVQQDHIGGGFGSKFGPDTWDVAAAKLAKKAGKPVKIFLERDAELMVAGGRPSLYAKVKIGAKKDGTLTAWESVSWGTGGVGGSGNPNPLMPYIVDIPNQRKQNIGIVNNIGPQRAWRAPTHPQVCYMTMSALDDLAAKLNMDPLDLFLKNKNLLGTRQNVYAEELVIAAEKIAWKKNWHPRGDKTPGYLKRGLGLSIHTWGGGGHASDCDIVIQPDGSVEVKMGTQDLGVGTRTALAIVAGDTLGLPLEAIKISIGDNKYPASGGSGGSTTIGGVSASTRRGCLDALDQIFAKVAPTLGAQPADLEAVGGKIQVKGNPAKSLSWKEACQKLGAAPLTVRGKNPGPGQLTSQGVGGVQMADVTVDIETGIVKINKIVAVQDVGLVINAKLAESQVNGAIIMGVCWALYEEKVMDARTGKALNPNMEFYKLAGIGDIGDFEVHLMTGKGYDERGVIGIGEPPAVSPGAAIGNAVANAIGVRVPNLPLTPDRVLAALEKGGRS
- a CDS encoding (2Fe-2S)-binding protein — encoded protein: MSDEINKSDKEKAAVSRRTFLKASGISLGVPLVVGHRIVKVNGQDVKIFGPAKSAVSLTVNGQKRTVEVEPRVTLLEALRNELDITGAKRVCDRATCGACTVMMDGKPVYSCTVLAIEAQGKSITTVESLMQGEKLHPIQQAFVDNDGQQCGYCTPGFVMACKAFLDKNPNPTPEQVKKGLGGNLCRCGTYIGVRAAVLQAAQMQKGGKRNG
- a CDS encoding geranylgeranyl reductase family protein — encoded protein: MSAERLAVPISSHLFDEVVNKLWDVVIVGAGPAGSIAALHLARNGRQVLLLDKEDFPRDKICGDGLIADSLAALKRADLFDQIQAHGYQTSLGKVYSPSRYSFEVIGQFITLKRFILDELIMRKAVASGARFIKCKVRDIAVLADQSLALAVEGYQTAISAKIVLIATGANVELPAKLGLVRCANPSAVALRSYVRSKFTLDHLVISYDRSIAPGYAWIFPLGNGEFNIGCGITYDQTNGKRPNLRAVFKQFIENFPLAHQIMEQVEAQTPLRGAMLRCGLTGTSAKGKGNILVIGESIGSTFPFTGEGIGKAMETGEIAAQIVNEAFNQSDFAALDKFPARVEQELKPKFFGYQIAQDWFSKPWLNDFVTRRINKSRFLQEGLAGMVNETVDPGKIFSIGGILRSFFG
- a CDS encoding D-alanyl-D-alanine carboxypeptidase, yielding MILSKYRTPRSISCFIAIIISLALTTAFPTHTEAKSRKSGKSSAQSSKSKRGSVSRSRTAKGSKSRGRKAVARSRGGKSNVRVARVRVRGRNGKMVWKRVYVAQRPRYVSQPASATTIGRHGTGVHNFLAESWKEAQLNPPGSTGSATPVVTTSGIADADAAKASPSLTQTNGANQIITGQNGEGEAYANPLVGAYATSLMARGFSPDNQGFIVTTMDGEVLAEHNADRLFNPASVTKIATSLAAIAKVGPHFQYRTNLYTDGGLDPTTGTLKGSLYVIGCSDPAFFYENAMLIADQLNRAGIHTVEGNLVVLGQFYFNFSANRDASAKALRNAWNPTAWNATAKAAYSHFLSMRPIDSQNTTTLQQPALTIMGDTITDPAVNTSNLKLLATHTSLPLIRVLKGLNDFSNNWMATMIGNLVGGPDAVQRILQQEVGFTAEDLNIASASGLGSNQISPRGTIKMMRKLATYLAKYNLGFEDILPVAGIDAGTLQRRFDEQFRGSVVGKTGTLSGVSALAGVMYTRSKGALLFVIYNRGGSVYSFRNAQDETIKKIITLYGGPVSVKFSPPLNPSVNEKNQDAGQANQMKQK